A genomic segment from Actinoplanes sichuanensis encodes:
- a CDS encoding ribose-phosphate diphosphokinase has product MRDIAVFTGSAHPDLAKEICEHLGVPLLPTRIDRFANDCIEVQLQGNCRERDVFLIQPLVPPTQEHLAELLFMLDAARGASAARITVVLPHYAYARSDKKDAPRISIGGRLVADLLTTAGADRVLAMTLHSPQVHGFFSIPVDHLHALRELAHHFRGYDLSNTVVVSPDLGNAKEAAAFARMLGIEVAAGAKQRFADDKVVISSVIGEVADRDVIVLDDEIAKGSTVFELLARLRERNVRSVRVACTHGLLTNDAVQRLSAEKEIEEIVCTNTVPIPKSKATDKLTVISIAPALAEAIRRIHNGESVSALFS; this is encoded by the coding sequence GTGCGCGACATCGCCGTTTTCACCGGATCCGCCCATCCTGATCTTGCGAAGGAGATCTGCGAGCACCTCGGTGTACCGCTGCTACCGACCCGGATCGACCGGTTCGCCAACGACTGCATCGAGGTGCAGTTGCAGGGAAACTGCCGGGAACGTGACGTCTTCCTGATCCAGCCGCTGGTCCCGCCGACCCAGGAACACCTGGCCGAACTGCTGTTCATGCTGGACGCGGCACGGGGTGCCTCGGCCGCCCGGATCACCGTGGTGCTGCCGCACTACGCGTACGCCCGGAGTGACAAGAAGGACGCCCCGCGTATCTCGATCGGGGGACGTCTGGTCGCCGACCTGCTCACCACCGCCGGTGCCGACCGGGTGCTGGCCATGACCCTGCACTCGCCGCAGGTGCACGGTTTCTTCAGCATCCCGGTGGATCACCTGCACGCACTGCGCGAGCTGGCCCACCACTTCCGTGGTTACGACCTGAGCAACACCGTGGTGGTCTCCCCGGACCTGGGTAACGCGAAGGAGGCCGCGGCGTTCGCCCGGATGCTCGGGATCGAGGTGGCGGCCGGCGCGAAGCAGCGGTTCGCCGACGACAAGGTGGTGATCAGCTCGGTGATCGGTGAGGTCGCCGACCGGGACGTGATCGTGCTGGACGACGAGATCGCCAAGGGCAGTACGGTGTTCGAGCTGTTGGCCCGCCTGCGGGAGCGCAACGTGCGCAGTGTCCGAGTGGCCTGTACGCATGGGCTGCTCACCAACGACGCGGTGCAGCGGCTCTCCGCGGAGAAGGAGATCGAGGAGATCGTCTGCACCAACACGGTGCCGATCCCGAAGAGCAAGGCGACCGACAAGCTGACCGTCATCTCGATCGCTCCGGCGCTGGCCGAGGCCATTCGGCGGATACACAACGGCGAGTCGGTCAGCGCCCTCTTCAGTTAG
- a CDS encoding hybrid sensor histidine kinase/response regulator — protein MASPLRYALADLALALSRAAADPAEVRSTAARAAADMVGDGAGVQLLRDDGHYEEISYHHLDNERSAPLARDLSRAGQTPDDEFSTTLAASRRPIVLAGESAADLAAPELGVSAAILCPVIVDNTYAGYLILTRHTPDALYSTQEVELARDIAGELSLAVSSARAQERLRNAEERYRRVLETIPEGVLQLDPNGVATYANEPIGVVLGMPRAELIGVSLRGFLDNVGQKELDRRINECRTGRSTVGATRLMRADGSRRSVRISMMPVQDESHEFAGVLCMITDTTDHIDARGLKRQLDHLRRLDSLGHLIGGLSHDFNNLMTVVAGSADMILGTADEDSPHHQLAKDILDAVGTGRTLTHQLLAFGRSEGHRPEVIPIPDLLTDVQALFSRTLGERIGLDLAFGPDVWPVKAERGPLEQALVNLAANARDAMLHGGMVRVTATNETVEPGQLAEGAPTGKLVHLVVTDTGTGMDDEVRKRALEPFFTTRPTAAGLGLATTAGIVHNLGGHIELESQPRIGTTVHIYLPAAEQKTGPAGERQQKTAVIGRVLIVEDQPDVAQLVRRLIEPAGYEIAVATDALMAVTQVAAGARPDLLITDVVMPTMTGPELAGALRTHQPDLPVLYMSGYTAASLGPQLHLDDNSMLLEKPFTRSTLLGAIRSLCGPQPPVSRG, from the coding sequence ATGGCTTCCCCCCTCCGGTACGCGTTGGCCGACCTCGCCCTCGCACTCAGCCGAGCGGCGGCGGACCCGGCCGAGGTGCGGTCCACGGCCGCCCGCGCCGCCGCCGACATGGTCGGTGATGGCGCGGGCGTGCAACTGCTCCGTGACGACGGGCACTACGAGGAGATCTCGTACCACCATCTCGACAACGAACGTTCGGCTCCGCTGGCCCGGGATCTGTCCCGGGCCGGCCAGACCCCGGATGACGAGTTCTCCACCACGCTGGCCGCCAGCCGTCGCCCGATCGTGCTGGCCGGCGAGTCGGCGGCCGATCTCGCCGCTCCCGAGCTCGGGGTGAGCGCCGCCATCCTCTGCCCGGTGATCGTCGACAACACGTACGCCGGCTATCTGATCCTGACCCGGCACACTCCGGACGCCCTCTACTCCACCCAGGAGGTGGAGCTGGCCCGGGACATCGCCGGCGAACTGTCGCTGGCGGTCAGTTCGGCCCGGGCCCAGGAACGGCTGCGCAACGCCGAGGAGCGGTACCGCCGGGTGCTGGAGACGATCCCGGAGGGTGTGCTGCAACTGGACCCGAACGGGGTGGCCACCTACGCGAACGAGCCGATCGGTGTGGTGCTGGGCATGCCCCGGGCCGAGTTGATCGGGGTGTCGCTGCGCGGCTTCCTCGACAATGTGGGCCAGAAGGAGCTGGACCGGCGGATCAACGAGTGCCGGACCGGCCGGTCGACGGTCGGTGCGACCCGGCTGATGCGGGCGGACGGCTCGCGGCGCAGCGTACGGATCAGCATGATGCCGGTCCAGGACGAGAGCCACGAGTTCGCCGGCGTGCTGTGCATGATCACCGACACCACCGACCACATCGACGCACGCGGCCTGAAACGGCAGCTCGACCATCTGCGCCGGCTGGACAGCCTGGGCCATCTGATCGGTGGTCTGTCCCATGACTTCAACAACCTGATGACCGTGGTGGCCGGGTCGGCCGACATGATCCTCGGTACCGCCGACGAGGACTCGCCGCACCACCAGCTGGCGAAGGACATCCTGGACGCGGTCGGCACCGGGCGTACCCTCACCCACCAGCTGCTGGCGTTCGGCCGCAGCGAGGGACACCGCCCCGAGGTGATCCCGATCCCGGACCTGCTCACCGACGTGCAGGCGCTCTTCAGTCGTACGCTCGGCGAGCGCATCGGGCTGGACCTGGCGTTCGGCCCGGACGTGTGGCCGGTGAAGGCCGAACGCGGTCCGCTGGAGCAGGCGCTGGTCAACCTGGCCGCGAACGCCCGGGACGCGATGCTGCACGGCGGCATGGTCCGGGTGACCGCCACCAACGAGACGGTGGAGCCCGGTCAGCTGGCCGAGGGGGCACCGACCGGGAAGCTGGTGCACCTGGTGGTCACCGATACCGGCACGGGCATGGACGACGAGGTACGCAAGCGGGCGCTGGAGCCGTTCTTCACCACTCGCCCGACCGCGGCCGGTCTGGGCCTGGCCACCACCGCCGGGATCGTGCACAACCTGGGCGGCCACATCGAGCTGGAGTCGCAGCCACGGATCGGGACGACCGTACACATCTATCTGCCGGCGGCCGAGCAGAAGACCGGACCGGCGGGGGAGCGGCAGCAGAAGACCGCGGTGATCGGCCGGGTGCTGATCGTCGAGGACCAGCCGGATGTGGCGCAGCTGGTGCGTCGGCTGATCGAACCGGCCGGATACGAGATCGCGGTCGCCACCGACGCGCTGATGGCGGTCACCCAGGTCGCCGCGGGCGCCCGGCCGGATCTGCTGATCACCGACGTGGTGATGCCGACGATGACCGGGCCGGAGCTGGCCGGGGCGCTGCGCACCCACCAGCCGGATCTGCCGGTGCTCTACATGTCCGGTTACACGGCGGCGTCACTCGGCCCGCAGCTGCACCTGGACGACAACAGCATGCTGCTCGAGAAGCCGTTCACCAGGTCGACGCTGCTCGGGGCGATCAGGTCGCTCTGCGGTCCGCAGCCACCCGTGTCGCGGGGCTGA
- a CDS encoding ABC transporter ATP-binding protein, which yields MATLTVEEAEFGYGDGSPVLTGVTVTARPGEVLAVTGTSGAGKTTLLNAMAGVLRPRVGSVAVDGAALTGRDHAVSVNVVLIPQDNGLAAILTAAENVSVAVIATGGTPADARRRTAESLEALGLSGQANQLIDELSGGQQQRTALARGLALRGDIVLADEVTSELDAANRQRVLDLLRAEAVRGAAVVFATHDPEAAAACDRELHLADGAVTWPRP from the coding sequence ATGGCGACGCTGACGGTCGAGGAGGCCGAGTTCGGGTACGGCGACGGCAGCCCGGTGCTGACCGGGGTGACCGTGACCGCGCGTCCCGGGGAGGTGCTGGCGGTCACCGGTACGTCCGGGGCGGGCAAGACCACGCTGCTCAACGCGATGGCCGGCGTGCTGCGTCCACGCGTGGGTTCGGTGGCGGTCGACGGAGCGGCGCTGACCGGCCGGGACCACGCGGTCTCGGTCAACGTGGTGCTGATCCCGCAGGACAACGGTCTCGCGGCGATTCTGACCGCCGCCGAGAACGTGTCGGTCGCGGTGATCGCCACCGGGGGCACACCCGCGGACGCCCGCCGACGCACCGCCGAATCGCTGGAGGCGCTGGGCCTCTCCGGTCAGGCGAACCAGTTGATCGACGAGCTGTCCGGTGGCCAGCAGCAGCGCACCGCCCTGGCCCGGGGTCTGGCGCTGCGCGGTGACATCGTGCTGGCCGACGAGGTGACCAGCGAACTCGACGCCGCCAACCGGCAGCGGGTGCTCGACCTGCTGCGGGCCGAGGCGGTCCGCGGCGCCGCGGTCGTCTTCGCCACCCACGACCCGGAGGCGGCCGCCGCCTGCGACCGCGAACTCCACCTGGCCGACGGCGCCGTCACCTGGCCTCGCCCCTGA
- a CDS encoding ABC transporter ATP-binding protein, which produces MNGLAVACRRVVHIYRAEAGDVVALAGVDLSIAPGETLALVGPSGSGKSTLIALLAGLMRPSAGRINIGTYDMGKLSDGEISRLRGTEIGVVLQGASRNLLPYATLHRNIWLAQRRAAHTRGIELDDPDRILDLVGLPGQGRRRLADLTPGGRQRAALAVGIATGPGLLLVDEPTSRLDTAGRDEVLDALETVNTERQTTIVVVTHDNEVGARLGRAVTIRDGRVGAEGRDGQDFAVVAGDGTVQLPPEVLGSYPPGTLFTVQHIEGEVTLLPSGHETPA; this is translated from the coding sequence ATGAACGGGCTCGCCGTAGCTTGCCGTCGTGTCGTCCACATCTACCGCGCCGAGGCCGGTGACGTGGTCGCCCTCGCCGGTGTCGACCTGTCCATCGCCCCCGGCGAGACACTCGCCCTCGTCGGCCCGTCCGGCTCCGGCAAGTCCACATTGATCGCCCTGCTCGCCGGGCTGATGCGCCCGTCCGCCGGCCGCATCAACATCGGCACCTACGACATGGGCAAACTCTCCGACGGCGAGATCTCCCGGCTGCGCGGCACCGAGATCGGCGTCGTCCTGCAGGGCGCCTCCCGCAACCTGCTGCCGTACGCCACGCTGCACCGCAACATCTGGCTCGCCCAGCGCCGGGCAGCACACACCCGGGGTATCGAACTCGACGACCCGGACCGCATCCTCGACCTGGTCGGCCTGCCCGGCCAGGGCCGCCGCCGGCTCGCCGACCTCACCCCCGGCGGCCGTCAGCGCGCCGCGCTCGCCGTCGGCATCGCCACCGGCCCCGGCCTGCTCCTCGTCGACGAACCGACCAGCCGCCTCGACACCGCCGGCCGCGACGAGGTCCTCGACGCGCTGGAAACCGTCAACACCGAACGCCAGACCACCATCGTGGTCGTCACCCACGACAACGAGGTCGGCGCCCGCCTCGGCCGGGCCGTCACCATCCGCGACGGACGCGTCGGCGCCGAGGGCCGCGACGGCCAGGACTTCGCGGTGGTCGCCGGCGACGGAACGGTTCAGCTACCCCCGGAGGTCCTCGGCTCCTACCCGCCGGGGACGCTCTTCACCGTCCAGCACATCGAGGGCGAGGTCACCCTGCTGCCGTCCGGTCACGAGACCCCGGCCTGA